One segment of Carassius auratus strain Wakin chromosome 2, ASM336829v1, whole genome shotgun sequence DNA contains the following:
- the LOC113115511 gene encoding sodium/potassium-transporting ATPase subunit beta-3-like, with product MSKKNEEPAEGKEPESSWKDVIYNPRTGEFFGRTANNWGLILLFYLVFYGFLVAMFVFTMWVMLQTLNDDTPKYRDRVASPGLAIRPNSLNIVFNRSEPLQYDQYVQHLELFLHRYNDSEQAKNDLCMAGQYSEQDEEPQKKVCQFRRSLLQHCSGMEDTTYGYAKGQPCVIVKMNRIIGLKPAGDPYINCTSKGDKPLQMQYFPHEGTIDRMYFPYYGKKTHEGYVQPLVAVKLLLKKEDYNSELIVECKVEGSNLKNNDERDKFLGRVTFQVLVTE from the exons ATGTCTAAAAAAAACGAAGAACCAGCGGAGGGCAAGGAGCCCGAGAGCAGCTGGAAAGACGTGATCTATAATCCAAGAACTGGAGAATTCTTCGGACGGACTGCAAACAATTGGG GTCTCATCCTCCTGTTTTACTTGGTCTTCTATGGCTTCTTGGTTGCCATGTTTGTCTTCACTATGTGGGTGATGCTTCAGACACTGAATGACGACACACCAAAGTATCGAGATCGGGTTGCATCGCCAg ggTTGGCTATCAGACCAAACTCTTTGAATATAGTTTTTAACAGATCAGAACCTCTTCAATATGACCAGTATGTCCAGCATCTAGAATTGTTTCTGCATC GGTATAATGACTCGGAACAAGCCAAAAATGACTTGTGTATGGCGGGTCAGTACTCTGAGCAGGATGAGGAACCTCAGAAGAAGGTGTGTCAGTTCAGGAGGAGTTTACTCCAGCATTGCTCTGGGATGGAGGACACCACCTATGGCTATGCTAAAGGACAGCCGTGTGTTATTGTTAAGATGAATAGG ATCATTGGTCTTAAGCCAGCTGGAGATCCATACATCAACTGCACATCAAAG GGTGACAAACCTCTCCAGATGCAGTATTTTCCCCATGAGGGAACTATTGATAGGATGTACTTTCCCTACTATGGGAAAAAAACACAT GAAGGCTATGTTCAGCCTCTGGTTGCTGTAAAGCTGTTGCTTAAGAAGGAAGACTACAACTCTGAGCTGATTGTAGAGTGCAAGGTAGAGGGCTCCAACCTCAAGAACAACGACGAGCGCGACAAGTTTCTCGGTCGAGTCACCTTTCAGGTCCTGGTGACCGAATAA
- the LOC113115522 gene encoding rhodopsin kinase 1 — protein sequence MCDMGGLDNLVANTAYLKAQGGDDKEMKKRRRSLSLPKTDQCVEVRSCLEKDFDSLCEKQPIGKKLFRKYLDQAGPECNAAAEFMDDLIDWELSEAAAKDKARTNIINKFCKDGSKSSLTFLTGDVAAKCKAVTDKDFEEVMGQVKEATKEFLKGKPFTEYQTSVFFDKFLQWKEYERQPITEKYFYEFRTLGKGGFGEVCAVQVKNTGQMYACKKLCKKRLKKKHGEKMALLEKKILEKVNSLFIVSLAYAYDTKTHLCLTMSLMNGGDLKYHIYNIGEKGIEMNRIIYYTAQIATGILHLHTMDIVYRDMKPENVLLDSQGQCRLSDLGLAVEVPVGKTITQKAGTGAYMAPEILTEIPYRTSVDWWALGCSIYEMVAGYTPFKGPEAKKEKVEKEEVQRRIINEEPKFEHKNFDAPTIDIIKQFLKKKIDERLGCKNDDPRKHEWFKSINFARLEAGLIDPPWVPKPNVVYAKDTGDIAEFSEIKGIEFDAKDEKFFKEFSTGAVSIAWQMEMIDTGLFDELSDPNRKESCGGFDDDKKSGTCTLL from the exons ATGTGTGACATGGGGGGACTCGATAACTTGGTGGCCAACACGGCCTACCTAAAAGCCCAAGGGGGTGATGACAAGGAAATGAAGAAACGTCGCCGAAGTCTCTCTCTACCCAAGACAGACCAATGTGTGGAGGTCAGGTCGTGTCTGGAAAAGGACTTTGATTCCCTCTGCGAAAAGCAGCCCATTGGAAAGAAGTTGTTTCGCAAGTACCTGGATCAAGCGGGGCCAGAGTGTAACGCTGCTGCAGAATTTATGGATGATCTGATAGATTGGGAATTGTCGGAGGCCGCTGCCAAAGACAAGGCCCGTACAAATATCATCAACAAGTTCTGCAAAGATGGCTCCAAGAGCTCCCTCACCTTCCTGACTGGAGATGTAGCAGCCAAGTGCAAGGCGGTTACCGACAAAGATTTCGAGGAGGTGATGGGACAGGTGAAGGAGGCCACCAAAGAGTTCCTAAAAGGCAAGCCGTTTACAGAGTACCAGACAAGTGTATTCTTTGACAAGTTTTTGCAGTGGAAAGAGTACGAGAGACAGCCAATCactgaaaagtatttttatgaaTTCAGGACACTTGGAAAGGGTGGTTTCGGAGAG GTGTGTGCAGTGCAGGTTAAGAACACCGGCCAGATGTATGCCTGCAAGAAGCTCTGCAAGAAGCGTCTCAAGAAGAAACATGGTGAGAAAATGGCCCTGCTAGAGAAGAAGATCTTGGAGAAGGTCAACAGCCTGTTCATTGTCAGCCTGGCCTATGCTTACGACACCAAGACCCATCTCTGTCTGACAATGAGCTTGATGAATGGAGGGGACCTCAAGTATCACATCTATAACATTGGTGAGAAGGGTATCGAAATGAATAGGATCATCTATTATACAGCTCAGATTGCAACTGGGATCCTTCACCTGCATACCATGGACATTGTGTACCGCGACATGAAGCCAGAGAATGTGCTCTTGGATAGCCAGGGCCAGTGTCGTCTTTCAGATCTCGGTCTCGCTGTGGAGGTTCCTGTTGGAAAGACCATCACCCAGAAG GCTGGAACAGGTGCATATATGGCACCTGAAATCCTTACTGAAATCCCATACAGGACGTCAGTTGACTGGTGGGCCCTTGGCTGCAGTATCTATGAAATGGTAGCTGGCTACACCCCATTCAAAGGTCCTGAAGCCAAGAAGGAGAAGGTGGAGAAGGAGGAGGTACAAAGGCGCATTATTAACGAGGAGCCTAAGTTTGAGCACAAGAACTTTGACGCCCCCACCATAGACATCATCAAGCAGTTCCTCAAGAAGAAGATTGATGAACGTCTTGGCTGCAA GAATGATGATCCCAGAAAGCATGAATGGTTCAAGTCCATCAACTTTGCTCGTTTGGAGGCCGGCCTTATCGATCCACCCTGGGTGCCCAAACCCAATGTTGTTTACGCAAAGGATACCGGTGACATTGCAGAGTTCTCTGAAATCAAGGGTATTGAGTTTGATGCAAAGGATGAAAAGTTCTTCAAGGAATTTAGCACAGGTGCTGTGTCTATTGCCTGGCAAATGGAGATGATTGACACTGGACTCTTTGATGAGCTCAGCGACCCCAACCGGAAAGAATCATGTGGTGGTTTCGATGATGATAAGAAATCGGGCACTTGCACACTTCTGTGA